The Vitis vinifera cultivar Pinot Noir 40024 chromosome 8, ASM3070453v1 genome segment ATGATGCCCcaccaagagagagagagagagagagaattaaaaaaaaaaacatagaaatggAAAATGCGCGATGTGGGCACTGTTTGATCGTGGAAAAACTGGGATTACCAGTGGAAAAAAGGAACAAAGACCTAGGTCCAATTAGGTGGCTTTGCCTACATAGGACAAAATGGGTGGTGCAGTGTCATTTTAGGGTTTGTTGGTCCAGTAATACGACACCGTTTTGGTGTGGAATGGTGCCAAATTGCCAATATATCAAACCTCACTGGCCTGCTCTGTTTCCATTTTTAATAGTAGATGAGGGCGAAGCCGAAGTTGCTGACTTTTGCTGCTCCATTTCATTCTAACAATATTGACATGGGTGCAACTCTCTCACCGACATATTTGCCTTCAAGTTTAAGCGGGCCTATTGGTTTTTGGGTTCAAATGTTAAGCCCAAGATGGTGTTGGGATGTTAATAGGAGTTACTTGGGCTTCGACTTGGTGTTAGGCCCTGCACAGACAGGCTTGGGTTGTTAAAGTTCTGCACAGATCCTATGCCACATTGGGCTTCTAACGCAGGTCCAGCATAGACGTGAATCCATTACTCGTCCATggtttctaaaaaagaaaaaaaaaaaaactttatggTTATGTTAGGTTCcgaaaagtactaagaaaagcaaaaaaaaaaaaaaaaaaagttatgaaaaatgattttttttcatgtttggttgtaatatgaaaaatataaaaaatttcataataattaaaattagttagaaacttctGTATTTTCAAGCTGtagaatatttatattaaaataattaaaataagttaaataaatttgaaatagcatataaaaataatttattgattttaattttttttttaaattttgcttCACTTTTTTTACTTCTCTTACTTTCCCTTGGTATTCTATCTCTTATATTTTTCcgagaatcaaacatagtcaatagaaattttttatctatttgaaattttttgtcaaaaggctttattattcaacaaacttgatataaaattacaaaaaatatttccttttatGCAAACTCTATTTTAACTTATGCATAAAAGGTAATTTGTATTTAGTCAAACTTTTatctaattaaatattattatttgaaatttatgattttggCATAAACTTCCACTTCTAATTAAAGTCAAACATAAAAAGATATGATGGTGTGACTACTTCAATTGTGGAGTGGTTAAGATTTTGCCTAAGATTGTTTAGAGTAGATCATTAGAGGAGGTTGATGATGTGATGatgaattactttttatttgagaaaagaaaaagaattaattagttaaaatgaTGAAGTAATCattatatttgtgaatttaactTCTTCCATGTTTTTACTTGAAgagtaatctatttttttttacataaatatacTTGACTATTTTAGGTATTTATATGTAGGTTTTAAATGAAATGAAcatttttacaaaaaagaataagggcattttgatTGAAATGTGGTAAAAAAAGAATTGAGGGttagatttctaaaattgggtTTCGAATggtccttttaatcaaataacaaaaaataaaataaaaatttaccaAATCAAATGTAAGGGCTGAGGAATTAGTGAGGAGATAACTCtgttgtggaagattaagagaATAGAGAGTAAATTAAGTGAAAAGATTCAATCCTAAAGAGGTGACAACGCCTTTTAGAGTCTTTTTATTTGAAGCGtctttaatgaaaatattttatttagaagtATTTTCAAGAGAATCTCCTGTTAAGTTTTTCTCTATAAGacattataagtaatttttcaatactaaaagtaattttttagatttttaaatttgatcaaacatttcttttttgttttttgtttataaatattGTAGGTTGAAAACACTTTCAGAAAAAATCTCACCAAATATAATCGATGAATCCTTTAAAAAGTgcttttagaaattatttttagcataagaaaacttgtttgttttttctttttgagaaaaatctgatatttaataaaatttagatttaaaataaataaataatttataatgctTCGTGAGGTATTTAAGTGGTAATTTTTCAAACAATGATTCTTAAAAAACATTtggattatgtttggtttccaataAGTGAtaatgaaattgttttttaaaaatttatgcagttttaaattttataaaagaaagcaagtaaaacaaaattaaaaaatatatataaatataatttattaaatttaaatatatatatacttatttatttattttttctctttattttcttttgttgccATTTTCCCTCCtaacaaacataaccttagactaaaaacatttcaaataaaataaaaacactgGAAGTCCATTTCAAACATTGAACCTCGTAGTCAAATTGTTATGGTCTTATACGTCACAGCTGCCTTTGATTTAATATCTCTTCCTACAACGTCCCTTTCATGGTGTGAAATCCATCACACCAAATTAGTTCGATAATAACTAGGCTTTCTTTTCATAACCACATAATTAATGATTCAAATCATTTAGGTAAGATATTTTGCCACAAGCCTTTCTTTCCTACATATATGACCTATGATTGCCAAACCCACCTACAAGGTTAAAACTACATCTCATCAATCTCTTCTGGGTGGTAAAAATGAGTTAGAAAGCATTTCCCCCAAGCAGAGGGATGTCTTCCTGTGTGGACAGGGTCTAAATGGAGATGAAACTGAAGCTCGGCTCCCACCCAATTGGATACCAAATGAATGGTATGGAATAAGTCACGACACACTGGGTTCTGGGCATGTACTACAAAATGGATATGAGGTAGAGGAAGATGGAAGTTGGCTTTTCAACACCATATATTTCCAGCTCAAAAGGACACAAATCATCAACTTGCACTATCAATAGAACCTAAGAGAAAATGACATCTCATTAGCACAAAGCCATCCACCCAGCTAGCGGTGATTTGGTGGTTGAGAGTAGAGGCCAAAAACATCAAGACAATGGTGTTATAGCCACTGATCAATGCTTCTACTGGACCCTACCTCACTATGGAAAAAGGGTGTGGTATCAAAATCATCAACCTTGTCAGATGGTTTCCCCCAATCACAACAACTCTCGTCTTGGCTCTGATATCTCTATCACAATCGCTTGTTCTTCACCTTGTCCACACAACTCAACAAGAGAAACTACGGTTTTCGTCGATTATATTGCCTCAATGTCCTTCAGTTTGAAATTTCAACGAAACAATACATGATATAATTGCTTTAGAGATGATTTCCTCTTCAGGGAGGATAAGTAtacaaatttttctttactgTTACAACAATAACATTGAGTGTCCTACATgaactttttccattttttcaaaataattgaatgCAGTAATCTTCTCCATAATTTCTTACCTCTCTAACTATGGAAAATTTAATACCAAAACGAATTGCCTCCAAACCCTAGTAATAAAAGCTCTGAGTTTGTCAAAGTTAAGCAAAGGGATCCAGTATGGAAGACATGAAAACATTTCCTGTTTCATCCAGGGAAACAGagctttactttgaattggAGGATCCGCTAAGCTGAGGATCACTCTGGTAGTACACAATCTCATCAGTGTCATTGACATAGTGATCTTTTTTCAAGCTTCTCACCAAACTTCCAATTAGGTGGAATGGTAGAGGTCCAGACCCCTTAGGCTCCCGGTAATATTTCCCTAGCACTGGCTTGGCTGCCTCAGTCTACAAGGTTTAGAGGGGAAATTTTGTTAGAATGAGCTCTATATGGAATGTTTCTCACGGTTTTATAGAGCAGCTATTCAAACCTTCAGAGATACTCACCGCTTCTATCAAGTGATAGTGCGGGATTTGAGGAAACAGATGGTGAATCACATGTGTTCCAATATCATGGTGAATGTTATTAATCCATCCATAGTCACGATCAAGGGTTGTAAGCCCTCCCCTCAGATAACTCCATTCCTGTCCACACAAGAACgaaaattcaaactttttacATCAAAACAATGCTAAAGGTTTAAACCAGAGAAGGTAACAGTTGGTGGTATTTCTCCCTCTGTTTTAATGCCTAAACACAATGACTACTCTTGGTAAACATACAAGTTAGTTTCATCTTTCTGGAactatgaaaattttattgaaaaccaAAAACAGTAGAAAGCATGATGACATACCTTTCCACGATACCAAGGAAGTTTATCATCATGACCATGGTGATGCAGATAAGTCACAAAATCCAGCCACATAACAAAAATCTGACAAAGCAAACAGCCAAAGTCAATATGAAACATATGATGTGATTAGGGAAGAAAAAGCAAGATGAATTTCATTCCTCAAGTGTAGAAATATATGGAGGGGAGAAATATGATTTACCCAGTAGGGAACACCATATAGCTTGAGCATTTGAATAGGACCCATTACAAATGATAACCCCACAAGTAATGCAGCCATTGCAGTCCAACATATGGTGGAAGTGATGACATTTTTCCTTTCACTCGGGACAAACAAGTCACTACTGGGATCAAAGTGAGAACCAGTCTTTCCAGGACTTCTGCTCCACTGTAAACAAGAATTATCAGAGAACAATTTCTAAGCCCACAGTTGGAATTAATCAACCAAGAAACAACACACTTACCAGATAGAAAGGGTATGCAAGCATGGGAAAAGGTACTGTGAATCGCAACATTCGCGTTACAACATCCAAGTTCTTGTAAATTCTCTCAGGCAACTACAAGAAAAATGAGCtgataaaatttttgaagaatctaaaaggaaaacacaaaaaaaaaaagaaaaaaaaagcaggAACATGACCAAGAAACAAGGAAAAGGCATCAATAGCAGGAAGCCACTAACCGGGTGCCAAGATTCATCATTCTCAACATGGCCATGGTTCTGGTGATGAGTCCTATGGCTGATTCTCCtgtaacaaaaatcaaaatgcaTTACATTTGAACACAAAGCATTCTCAATCTGAAACTAGAATAATATGCATCCATTGCTCAGAGCTTGTTTCACCAGAAGCATACCATCCATGATAAGGCACAAGAATTGAAGAATGTAGAAGATGCCCGACCACACTGTTTAGCGTGGGATTGTTGGAAAAACTTCCATGTCCACTGCAACatcaaaatcaaacacaatGCATATGAAACCAAACAAATGGGGTGTTGGAATAGAGCACCAAAATACAGACTGAAACAGAGAGAATAGATCTATAAAGAGAGAGATTGTGAGATTACCAGTCATGGCCAAGAACAAAGAGGGCCCAGAACATGGTCCCCTGAGCAGCCCAGTAGAGAGGCCAAACAACCCAGTTGTTGAGATAAGCCGCCGCCGCCGCTAATCCACAAACAACGACCACGTCCCTCACGACATAACTCATCGACCTCCATGGGTCCTTCACCCAACAATGCTTGGGAATGGCAGCTCTGATATCCGCCAATTTGAACGGCGGTGGAGCTCCGGGGTCGAATTCGGGTTGTTCTTCAACACCATTAACCCTATTGATtatctctcctctctcttcctcttctccATACTCGACTCTCAATGGAGCGCTCACTTTGAGCGCCCAGTTCCTCTCTTTAGAACACCCAATTGGTTCTCTAAATTTTAGGTCTGTTTTACTTTGATTTGAGTGAAAAAATCTAATCCTTGAGTGATTGTTTTTGGAGTTGGAGATGTGTCCCGTTCTGGGTCTAGTATAGATTTGAGGGAGGGGCCTTATGCCACATTCTGACAAGACCCAACTCGCCATTAAAGACCCAGATACAGAAAACGAAGGGTTTCAGCTTAGCTCAGATTTGAGAGATTAGAGAATACTACGTATCTGGGTTTGGAGAGAGTGTCGAAGGAGGAGGGAAAGTGCCTTAAATAAAGTGTGGCGCTTGGACATTttccaaagagagaaaagataATGCTAGGTCTTTGCTCTCTCCTTTTAACAATGGCCATACGTTTTTCCCACATTCTCTCCCTCCCTTTCTTGGAAGGCGGTTaattttctctgtttttctctaAAACCCTCTTCGGTAGTGaaattctttcctattttcaaCAAACACCTTACGACGACCAGAGGAGGGCTCCCTTTCAAGTTGGTAAAATACGAGTGGGAATTCGGATGTTATTGGACGGTGGGGTGTTTGGTTAGTGGGAAAATTTCCCCACTTTATTAGTGGTTTCTTGACCTGTTTGTGAAAGTTGATTGATGAATATATGCATAATTGAAAGGGAAGGTCGGTGAAACACATTCGAGGAAAGCCATGTGCCACACGTGACAATTCTAACACAATTATCATGCTTAAttctttacctaggcctaaaaGCTATAGTTAGATTTGGACCATTTTAAGGCGTAAGAAACATGATTTATTTTGATCATCCgattgtttttaattaatactttctagattttatttttaagaaaaaaaaggttaaaggggataaaataattctcatatttataaatttaacctttttcataattttatttaaagagtaattcatttttgacataaatgtcctaattatttcaagtatctgcatgtaagttttaaaataaaaattctttttataaaataaaggataagggtttttttatcaaaacatgataaaaaaaaaggatgaaatagtagattttcaaaattgggtTTAACAACTTTTATCATTCATCATTTtgcaaacttttattttttaagtgtttgaatatatgtaaaatatgtgtgttcaaatttaaatttcattttattcctaataaacatttatttaataataaatccATTTCACCCAAAATTcacatattcatattttattatttaactctAATAAATAATACTAAAAGCGTATTAGATATTACAAACTCTATCTATTCCTAAATAAgtgtaaataaataataattattgtaAATGGAGTGGGAATTGTTGATGCAGGATCAACTAGAGTCAGATTCGTCTAAGTTAATTGGATTTAGCCTCCCTGCGCTGTGGCTCTCAGAACTCTAACCTAGCAACGAGGAGACTGGGTGACTTTCTTCCTTGCACAAAGGATGTCCGGATAGGTGGTCCAGACACGCCCCTCCGAAGCTTAAGTTAGACAAAGATAGTTTAAGCTCCTTCAATGAGAGATTAAGCAGGTTAGCTTATTCGTGCATACCTTGTTTGTGCTTGAGGAGGGTTTTTATAATGTTCATGAGAAAACCACTGTAGTGTTGACTAAGCACTTTGACCTTCACTGTAATGATGACTGTCTTGCAGGTGGTAGGGCAATCATTATAGCTAGGTGGCTAGCAGGTGCCATTAGAAGATATGTCATGATGCCTAACCGTCTAGTCGTCCGACCCTTCAATCTGTTGGAGTTGTGAGGTTGTGTGCATTAATTAATTGACATGGACTTAAGGGTCGGGGGAGGTCCCATCAGTCATTCCTATACCACATGTGAATGATTAAGCAAAGCAGTGGGCCTTGAAGGCTGATTGGGTGGTTCCGTTCGCTCGAGGAGTCCGATCTTACTTATTGCTTGCCTACGTAGGGGAAGGGCCCCTTCCTGTCTGTGACCGAATGAATTGGCCTTGGTCCAGATGGAAGAATCCGGACATTGCTTCTCCTTACCCAAACAGTGCTTGGTTGGAAGTGACATGTGGACTGACACGTGGAGGGTTCCCACAATGCCCCCTTTTAACCCGTTTACTTATGTCATGGGCAGAGGTGGACGGGTTATGTGTCTCTTCAAATCAACCCAGTGCTTTTGGGACATGTGTCGCTTGGGGAATTAAATATGGGTCACTTTCACCGAGGTTCGTTGCTCAAAAGGAGGAGTTGGAAAGCGAGTACCAAAAGCAGGTGGATGACATGTTTTTCTTCAGCTACCAATGCTGCATGAAGAAACATGGCATCACCTAAGATACCCCCAACTATCCTTTAAATGATGAGGACACAACAGTCAGTGGCCCTGCCCAAGGAGATGGAGATATTGCTGTAGCCAGCCCCTCTGGTGGGCAGACATGATCTTTCtgtacttttttcttttattttttttggctgGAGATGGTTTAGCAGGAAGTTGTAATGAACACTCATACTTTTAATACACACTTGTCTTTCTCATTCTCCTTTCCGCATACATTTTACTTTACACAAGCTAATCTTATTGATAATACTGCTTCAAGTTGGATACATTCCAAGGGTGGAGCAAGGGTACTTCATCTAATGTTTGTAGATGGTACGCCCCTGAGTCCCCAGCCTTAGTCACGACATAGGGCCTTTCCCAAATAGCCTGGAGTTTTTTGGCTCCTATTTCAACCTTATTCTCAAAGACCCTTTTGAGGACTAGGGTTCTGGTTCAGAACATCCGTGGCTAGGCCTTTTTATTGTAATGGGCAATAGCTTTTTGTTGATAGGAGGCCATCTGGATGACCGCGTTTCCTCTCACCTGATCTACCCAATCCAGGTGCCTTCCAAGCTCATGATTTTCATCATTTTGACCTTGTACGATTGTTTTGGCGGTGGACATGCCTATCTCAGTTGGAATAACAACTTTCATTCGATAGGCAAGGGCGAAAGAAGTGGTTCATGTAGGCCGCCCGAGTGTTGTCCGATATGCCCACAGGACTCCAGGCAACTCGtctacccactttcctttggtCAATTCCAGCCTTTTCTTTAGTGCAGTAAGTAGGGTTTTGTTTGTCACCTCTGTTTGTCCGTTACTCTAAGAATAGCGAGGCGTGGAATATAGattcttgatttttagcttCGAATAAAAGGTTTTGAAGGCAATGTTGTCAAGTTGTGCCCATTATCTGCTATAATTGCTTGCGGGATCTTAAATCGGCAGACGATGTTTTTCCAAACGAACCTGGAGActtctttgtctttgatgctagcatagGCTTCTACTTCTACCCATTTGCTAAAGTAGTCAATGACTATGAGCAAAACTTTTTGTGTGTGGTTGCAACGGGCAAGAGACCAACTATATCCATCCCCCATAGTGTGAATGACCAAGGGCTTGTGACCGGATTGAGGACTTCAAATGGCATACGAGGAATTGGAGCGTACCTCTGACACCGATCACACCTCTTGACATAGTTTGCAGCGTCTTGCCTCATAGTGGGCCAATAGTACCCCTATGTGTGAGCAGGGAAGAAAATATCGTCGTTGAAATATCGGTGTGTTGGCGGGTGGCGAAACAATATATAGCATGGGTATATCGGTGGTCAACGGATGGTTAACATGGTCAAAGCTCAAAATTGAGCTTTTCTTTGCTGTTGTTGAAGGGATTCGAACCCCcaacaaaaggttcaacatgcaTCCCCAGCTCCACTAGGGTAGACTTGCCCTTTGACATATAATATgcactaaagaaatatatataaaaagttatgatataaataaaatattaaaaaaacactttaaataacagattaattataactattttgtaattgaatgaaaaattttcatttaattgattagtaaaaatatattataattttattcatagtgtttttaatattattaatatattaaaaatttatacatttatcatcatttattttataatatatcataattttaatattaaatagattttaaaattaaacatattataatcacatatcacaatattatcataaaataatatttaatataatttaataatcaatgtacatgtggaccccgcatttcgactcatgcgtttcccactcgatggcgagctcgattttgatttgaaaaatgatctttattgattaagaaaatgacttgaagtcgctacttatttttgttttatttttaaaagggtaaacaaaataagaaagaaaaccctaagtgcgactcctagttttggaaaaggtgatctacgaaaaactgGATCGAGCTCGGGGGTCAaattacttatcgggaaggtacggtgaagaccataacacccctctaagtccctaaagttgggtctttactaataaaatgaagctgacgtggcaattgatgagtaagtcaatgaatatcctgaatgatcatgcacacataagaatcgagacatgcatagacaacgattagagggaaaatgggtacatacctgggcaacgagccaccatggctatcaatagagagggttagtacaccatatagagcacaaaacatatcacatgcatcactaaacagggattaaaattgttcgaaggaaaactggatttttgaaattcatttgagaatcggaatcttagagattatttgaaaattggattcttaggaattaaatgtaagaatgagaacttttagaaattaaatttgaaagaaaattgggattttgaagaattatttgaaagttcgggatttttaagaaaaattaagttacgaaaattgggattatgggagttaaattttgaaagggatcagaatcgtaagttatttgagacgtagaaattatgaaagttgatgtataaaaattggaaatcttagaaatcattcgaaggcataatttatagaaataatgaataagatgataatgataatgataataataagtagcGGAATAAATACGGGAATTGGAGCAtgggaaactgaaaattaagttcggagataggacaattggaatttcaaatagctaaatttagaaatcggaaatttgaagaattagactttaatgattgaaatttttaagagaaataaaggGGTAAGTATGGAATaatgttactaattaatcaaaacgatatttggacggatgaatagtgaatagtgagattaaaaattaaattggaaaatcgGATTTTGACGAAAGTGATATTTgaacggatgaaagtgaatagtgggattttgaaaattaagtttgaaagtcggacctttgaataattgaactctaattattggaatgtttagaagaaagaaataa includes the following:
- the LOC100247097 gene encoding omega-3 fatty acid desaturase, chloroplastic, yielding MASWVLSECGIRPLPQIYTRPRTGHISNSKNNHSRIRFFHSNQSKTDLKFREPIGCSKERNWALKVSAPLRVEYGEEEERGEIINRVNGVEEQPEFDPGAPPPFKLADIRAAIPKHCWVKDPWRSMSYVVRDVVVVCGLAAAAAYLNNWVVWPLYWAAQGTMFWALFVLGHDCGHGSFSNNPTLNSVVGHLLHSSILVPYHGWRISHRTHHQNHGHVENDESWHPLPERIYKNLDVVTRMLRFTVPFPMLAYPFYLWSRSPGKTGSHFDPSSDLFVPSERKNVITSTICWTAMAALLVGLSFVMGPIQMLKLYGVPYWIFVMWLDFVTYLHHHGHDDKLPWYRGKEWSYLRGGLTTLDRDYGWINNIHHDIGTHVIHHLFPQIPHYHLIEATEAAKPVLGKYYREPKGSGPLPFHLIGSLVRSLKKDHYVNDTDEIVYYQSDPQLSGSSNSK